CTACGGCACTCGCTCGGGATTCGTCATCACGCCCGTGGTGCTGTGGGCGGGATCGACAGTGGAGTTGACGCCCAATGCCGCCGAGGTAGCGAGTGTCCACCGCGTCCCGCTGAGCGACCTGGAGGGAGCCGATGTCCCCCGCCTGGTGACCATTCCCGAGAGCGACCGCCCGGTGATCCAGCTGCCCATCCTCTCCACCCTGGTCCACGCGCCGACGGCGGCCGTGCTCTATCAGCTGCGTGAGGTCGTCGTGCACGGCCGCCCCACCCGTATCGGCCACTTCGAGCAGCCGGTCTGGGCCTGGCGCTGAACCTTCCGTCCATGTCGCCCTGGGAGGAGTCGTGAAGAGCGTGCTGATCGTCTGTCACGCCAACACGGCCCGCAGCGTGATGGCCCAGGCCCTGCTCGAGCGGATGCTGGCGCACCGCCTCGGCCTCGGGCGCGTGCGGGTCCGTTCCGCCGGGGTCGGACCCGCCGCCCGGGACGGCATGATCCCTTCCCTCGACGCTCGCCTGGTGCTCCGCGAGGAGGGCATCTACCTGGCCGAGGATGCGCAGGCCTCCATCGACCTCCGCCGGCACCCCGAGCTCGTCGCCGAGGCCGACCTGATCCTCACCATGACGGTCCAGCAGAGGCTCACCGTGCAGATGTTCGATGAGGGCCGCGGGCGGGCCATCTATACCCTGCGCGAGTTCGCGGGGGAAGAAGGCGACATCGGCGATCCCGCCGCCCAGGGGGAGACGGCCTTCCGGGCCTGCCGCGACGAGATCAAGCGCTACCTGCTGAAGTCGCTGGATCGCTTCGCCGGCGCAAAGGACGCCGGCGCGCCGTGATCGGTCTACCGCCAGGCGTTCGTACCAGGGCTGCCAGATCGCTTAGCTCGACAGGTGCATGGACAACCGCGTCGATCGCATGGGACGTTCGTGCGGCTATGAGTTTCTGCGCGGCGTGCGGCATCGAAATTGCCGGGGACGGCGCGTTGTGCGCCGACCACCGAGGCCGCCGCGGGGATGGCTGGGCCGAAAATAACCGGTGCATGTGCGATCTGCTGCACCGGGGTCGCGTTCCGCCCAGATTGCTGCCCGCCGACCGTGAAGACCAGCTCGACGAGGTCGCCTGAAATTCAACGGGCCGACGGCCTATTGACAAACAGGCCTCGATCACCGATAGTACGCCGGCTAAAGCTCTTGGACAGTGGTAGGCGCGTGACGGCAGGTCAGGTTGTGGAGGTCTCCGTCTGCGCGTTCAGGACCGACGTTCGCTTTCAGGCCTCCTGGTCAGCCGCCAGACCTGGCATCGCCCGTGCTCTCGTTCGCCGCGCATGAACTCGCTGACCGGTTCAAGAGGCTACCCGGCCGCACCGATGACCAGGCGATTGAGCTGGGTACCGCGCCGGGAACCATTAATATTCTCGATGAGTTTTCGACCCGGCTTCGAGCCGGTTCTGGTCTCATCGCTTCCCCTTCGATCCGAAGAGGCGGTCGTGATGAGTGGTGGTGGTGGTGGTGGTATCGAGGCGGGGATCCCTGGTTCTTGGGTGATTACCGACGGACTGAGAGCGAGCACCTGATATGACCAGTGCCAATCGAAAGGCAGCGTTCCTCGTTGTTGCCGCCGTCCTCGTTGCGGTATTCGTCTCGCCCGACGCGACTCACGCGCAGGCTCAGGCGAAGGCGGTCGCCAAAGCAGTGTCGGTTCAGGGCACGGTGGAGGCCCGCCGAGCGGGCGCGACGGCCTGGAACCCTGTCAAACTGAACGACACCTTCGCTCCCGGCGACACCATCCGGGTCGCGCCTCGAAGCCGGGCGGATATCGCGATGCTCGACCAGTCCGTCCTGCGCCTCAACGCCAACACCGAGCTCACCGTCGAGGCCGTCAAGGATCAGCAAACCGGGGTCATCAACCTGCTCCGGGGCGCCGCCCATTTCTTCAGCCGCGGGCCCCGCAGCCTGGAGGTCCAGACCCCCTTCACGATCGCCGGCGTCAGGGGCACCGAGTTTCTCGTCGGCGTCGAGCCGGACAGGACCCTCCTCACGGTCTTCGAGGGGACGGTGCTGGCCGAAAACCCGGCCGGCAGCCTCACCCTCACCAGCGCCCAGTCGGCCGTGGCCGAGCGCGGCAAGCCGCCCGTGCTGCGGGTGGTGGCGCGCCCCCGCGATGCCGTCCACTGGGCGCTCTACTATCCGCCGGTCCTTTACTTCCGTCCCGACGAGTTCCCGGCCGGACCGATCCGGCAGTCTGTAGAGCAATATCAGAGAGGCGACCTCCAGAGGGCCTTCGACAGCATCGCGACGGTGCCCCAGACCGTCACCGACCCGCGGTTCTTCGCCTATCGCGCCCACTTACTGCTGGCCGTGGGGCGGACAGATGAGGCCTCCGCCGACATCACGCGAGCGCTGCA
This Candidatus Methylomirabilota bacterium DNA region includes the following protein-coding sequences:
- a CDS encoding low molecular weight protein arginine phosphatase — its product is MKSVLIVCHANTARSVMAQALLERMLAHRLGLGRVRVRSAGVGPAARDGMIPSLDARLVLREEGIYLAEDAQASIDLRRHPELVAEADLILTMTVQQRLTVQMFDEGRGRAIYTLREFAGEEGDIGDPAAQGETAFRACRDEIKRYLLKSLDRFAGAKDAGAP
- a CDS encoding FecR domain-containing protein yields the protein MLDQSVLRLNANTELTVEAVKDQQTGVINLLRGAAHFFSRGPRSLEVQTPFTIAGVRGTEFLVGVEPDRTLLTVFEGTVLAENPAGSLTLTSAQSAVAERGKPPVLRVVARPRDAVHWALYYPPVLYFRPDEFPAGPIRQSVEQYQRGDLQRAFDSIATVPQTVTDPRFFAYRAHLLLAVGRTDEASADITRALQLAPNDPNALALQTIIAAVQGEKDRALDAAQKAVQAAPGSATAQIALSYAQQARFDLEGARASLEKAVQLDPQNALAWARLSELQASFGELNRALDAAQKAAALEPNLARTQTVLGYAYLMQTKIRQAKEAFEKAIALDSADPLSRLGLGLARIRESNL
- a CDS encoding CoA pyrophosphatase is translated as MTFDEILLARARANLLAFPRRPLPVDGRRPAAVAVVLLPDAEGRACFLLTRRAASLRVHARQWALPGGGVDPGEEPVEAALRELREEVGLMLASEDVLGLLDDYGTRSGFVITPVVLWAGSTVELTPNAAEVASVHRVPLSDLEGADVPRLVTIPESDRPVIQLPILSTLVHAPTAAVLYQLREVVVHGRPTRIGHFEQPVWAWR